One Burkholderia cepacia genomic window carries:
- a CDS encoding hydrolase, which yields MSTPTLNRTVALVAIDLQNGIVSLPVVPYTGAQVVAKTVELATAFRALQLPVIYVHTSYQPDGGVALKVRTDAPSAPPNLDPEWSAFAPALGVGPSDIVVTKHQWGAFTGTDLDVQLRRRGITDIVLTGIATNIGVESTARQAYENNYNVVVVSDAVSTSSADAQTFALTQIFPKLGQVAATSDVEAALELAYSR from the coding sequence ATGTCCACTCCGACGCTCAATCGCACGGTCGCCCTGGTCGCCATCGACCTGCAGAACGGCATCGTGTCGCTGCCGGTCGTGCCCTATACCGGCGCGCAGGTCGTGGCGAAGACGGTCGAGCTCGCGACCGCGTTCCGTGCGCTGCAGCTTCCCGTCATCTACGTGCACACGAGCTACCAGCCGGACGGCGGCGTTGCGCTGAAGGTCAGGACGGATGCGCCGTCGGCGCCGCCGAATCTCGACCCCGAATGGAGCGCGTTCGCGCCGGCGCTCGGCGTCGGGCCGTCCGACATCGTCGTGACGAAGCACCAGTGGGGCGCGTTCACCGGCACCGACCTCGACGTGCAGCTGCGCCGGCGCGGCATCACGGACATCGTGCTGACCGGGATCGCAACCAACATCGGCGTCGAATCGACGGCGCGCCAGGCATACGAGAACAACTACAACGTCGTCGTCGTCAGCGACGCGGTCAGCACGTCGTCCGCCGACGCACAGACCTTCGCGCTGACGCAGATCTTCCCGAAACTCGGGCAGGTCGCCGCGACGTCCGACGTGGAGGCGGCACTGGAGCTGGCGTATTCGCGCTGA
- a CDS encoding MmgE/PrpD family protein — MSTPETLSAPAAAAAPVAPDRPAPPDGIVGALGRFAAEVRAGGLEHRLRIEAAARVLDVVGNSLIAHDEPVAQSVLQVARRWAGTGPASVIGAPDRLPAASAALVNGTLAHAMDFDDSHMLSVLHPSASVIPAALAAAQASGASGAALLDAITVGTEVCIRLGVAAYNERLGNSVFFERGQHATSICGTVGAAAAAAMLLGLDAAQIAAALGIAASMGAGLLEANRTGGSVKRIHCGWAAHAGVSAAELAGAGVTAPPTALEGRFGFFHAWCGDLADVDAVLRDLGDEWETSRIIFKPYPCNHFTHPGIDAALQLKAQGVTADDVVSAELRVATSTLRTIGEPAELKANPPNGYAAAFSGPYTIAAALLGGGGLGVWFDDFDDARAQDPARRALAAKVRCVADPWCDARFPHFLPAVLRVELRDGQVREARIESSKGTNSRPLTEQELTAKFVLAASSALGMARALALRDAVQALADDTPLDALAALISGTEGGHRS, encoded by the coding sequence ATGAGCACACCCGAGACGCTTTCCGCTCCGGCGGCGGCCGCCGCGCCGGTCGCGCCGGACCGCCCCGCGCCGCCCGACGGCATCGTCGGCGCGCTCGGCCGCTTTGCGGCGGAGGTGCGCGCCGGCGGGCTGGAGCACCGGCTGCGCATCGAGGCCGCCGCGCGCGTGCTCGACGTGGTCGGCAACAGCCTGATCGCCCACGACGAACCGGTCGCGCAGTCGGTGCTGCAGGTCGCGCGGCGCTGGGCGGGCACCGGCCCCGCGAGCGTGATCGGCGCGCCCGACCGGCTGCCGGCCGCGAGCGCCGCGCTCGTCAACGGCACGCTCGCGCATGCGATGGATTTCGACGATTCGCACATGCTGTCGGTGCTGCATCCGAGTGCGTCGGTGATTCCGGCCGCGCTCGCCGCCGCGCAGGCGAGCGGCGCGTCGGGCGCGGCGCTGCTCGATGCGATCACGGTCGGCACCGAGGTGTGCATCCGGCTGGGCGTCGCCGCCTACAACGAGCGGCTCGGCAATTCGGTGTTCTTCGAGCGCGGCCAGCACGCGACGTCGATCTGCGGCACGGTCGGCGCGGCGGCGGCCGCGGCGATGCTGCTCGGGCTCGACGCCGCGCAGATCGCGGCGGCGCTCGGCATCGCCGCGAGCATGGGCGCGGGCCTGCTCGAAGCGAACCGCACCGGCGGCTCGGTGAAGCGGATCCACTGCGGCTGGGCGGCGCATGCGGGCGTGAGCGCGGCGGAACTGGCGGGCGCGGGCGTCACCGCGCCGCCGACCGCGCTCGAAGGCCGCTTCGGCTTTTTCCACGCGTGGTGCGGCGACCTCGCCGACGTCGACGCGGTGCTGCGCGACCTGGGCGACGAATGGGAGACGAGCCGGATCATCTTCAAGCCGTATCCGTGCAACCACTTCACGCATCCGGGCATCGACGCGGCGCTGCAACTGAAGGCGCAAGGCGTGACGGCGGACGACGTGGTGTCGGCCGAGCTGCGGGTCGCGACGTCGACGCTGCGCACGATCGGCGAGCCGGCGGAGTTGAAGGCGAATCCGCCGAACGGTTATGCGGCGGCGTTCTCGGGGCCGTACACGATCGCGGCGGCGCTGCTCGGCGGCGGCGGGCTCGGCGTCTGGTTCGACGATTTCGACGATGCGCGTGCGCAGGACCCCGCACGGCGCGCACTGGCCGCGAAGGTGCGTTGCGTGGCCGATCCATGGTGCGATGCGCGCTTCCCGCATTTCCTGCCGGCCGTGCTGCGTGTCGAGCTGCGCGACGGGCAAGTGCGCGAGGCGCGGATCGAGTCGAGCAAGGGCACGAATTCGCGGCCGCTGACCGAACAGGAACTCACCGCAAAATTCGTGCTGGCGGCGAGTTCGGCGCTCGGCATGGCGCGCGCGCTCGCGCTGCGCGACGCGGTACAGGCGCTTGCCGACGATACACCGCTCGATGCGCTCGCGGCGCTGATCTCGGGCACGGAAGGAGGACACCGATCTTGA
- a CDS encoding cyclase family protein, whose protein sequence is MNAPRWKKRPPGSNWGDFGPDDQKGRLNWLTPDKVRQGAAEVREGLSFSLSLPLDVPRGGGLNARRRPPAIMPALLGDKPYFGYRADEQVANATDVVCDDSFCMHSQFSTQWDGLSHVGGVFDADDDGVPEIVFYNGFRMGEHLRVPREGDATGGAHALGIEVMAQTGVQGRGVLIDLRRHVGDARTKVGFAQLMQVMEADHVQVERGDIVCIHTGFADLLLNDDGGSPATVASACVLDSSDARLLQWIDESGLAALVADNHAIEERPQHAQPLAQPGALMPLHELCLFKLGIHLGELWHLTPLANWLHAHGRNRFLLTAPPLHIRGLVGAPANPVATV, encoded by the coding sequence TTGAATGCACCCCGCTGGAAAAAGCGGCCGCCCGGCTCGAACTGGGGCGACTTCGGTCCCGACGACCAGAAGGGGCGGCTGAACTGGCTGACGCCGGACAAGGTGCGGCAGGGCGCAGCCGAAGTGCGGGAAGGGCTGTCGTTCTCGCTGAGCCTGCCGCTCGACGTGCCGCGCGGCGGCGGGCTGAACGCGCGGCGGCGGCCGCCGGCGATCATGCCGGCGCTGCTCGGCGACAAGCCGTACTTCGGTTATCGCGCGGACGAACAGGTTGCGAACGCAACCGATGTGGTCTGCGACGATTCGTTCTGCATGCACTCGCAGTTCTCGACGCAATGGGACGGCCTGTCGCACGTGGGCGGCGTGTTCGACGCGGACGACGACGGCGTGCCTGAAATCGTGTTCTACAACGGTTTCCGGATGGGCGAGCATCTGCGGGTGCCGCGGGAGGGCGACGCGACGGGCGGCGCGCACGCGCTCGGTATCGAGGTGATGGCGCAAACGGGCGTGCAGGGGCGCGGCGTGCTGATCGACCTGCGGCGTCATGTGGGCGACGCGCGCACGAAGGTGGGCTTCGCGCAACTGATGCAGGTGATGGAGGCGGACCACGTGCAGGTCGAGCGCGGCGACATCGTCTGCATTCATACCGGCTTCGCGGACCTGTTGCTGAACGATGACGGCGGATCACCGGCGACGGTCGCGAGCGCGTGCGTGCTGGACAGCAGCGATGCGCGGCTGCTGCAATGGATCGACGAATCGGGGCTGGCCGCGCTCGTGGCCGACAACCATGCGATCGAGGAACGTCCGCAGCATGCGCAGCCGCTCGCGCAGCCGGGCGCACTGATGCCGCTTCACGAACTGTGCCTGTTCAAGCTCGGCATTCACCTCGGCGAGCTGTGGCACCTGACGCCGCTCGCGAACTGGCTGCATGCGCACGGCCGGAACCGGTTTCTGCTGACAGCGCCGCCGCTGCATATCCGCGGCCTGGTCGGCGCGCCGGCGAATCCCGTCGCGACCGTTTGA
- a CDS encoding LysR family transcriptional regulator → MNLRSIDLNLLVILDALLTEKQVTRAGQKVGLTQPAVSNALARLRFLFKDEILARTALGMELTPRAQALAMPIRQIMQQIEELFESDYQFNPFTSERHFTLRMSDLTELLLLPALLRCMRLTSPNIGMDVVHMSAAKTADALESGLLDLAISAGLEHSGTLSSQIVFHDRMVCVMSRSHPDAGAPLTLERFLALDFLNVTINPVDHSLVDNLLANMNCTRRIALNVPHWLVVPNMLDALPYAVIMSERHALSLDDARLVIRDLPLAMEPVAWSLYWHRRYDGSNAHAWLRSRIVEVAKALERHGVAAEA, encoded by the coding sequence ATGAATCTACGTTCGATCGATCTGAACCTGCTGGTCATACTCGATGCGCTATTGACGGAGAAACAGGTCACACGGGCCGGCCAGAAGGTCGGCCTCACGCAGCCGGCCGTCAGCAACGCGCTGGCGCGGCTGCGGTTCCTGTTCAAGGACGAGATCCTGGCGCGCACCGCGCTCGGCATGGAGTTGACGCCGCGCGCACAGGCGCTGGCGATGCCGATTCGACAGATCATGCAACAAATCGAGGAATTATTTGAATCGGATTATCAATTCAATCCTTTTACGTCCGAGCGCCATTTCACGTTGCGCATGTCGGATCTCACCGAATTGCTTTTGCTGCCGGCGCTGCTGCGCTGCATGCGCTTGACGAGCCCGAATATCGGCATGGACGTCGTGCACATGAGTGCCGCCAAGACCGCCGACGCACTCGAATCGGGGCTGCTCGACCTGGCGATCAGCGCCGGCCTCGAACATTCGGGCACGCTGTCGTCGCAAATCGTGTTTCATGACCGGATGGTCTGCGTGATGAGCCGCAGCCATCCGGACGCGGGCGCGCCGTTGACGCTCGAACGGTTCCTCGCGCTCGACTTCCTCAACGTGACGATCAATCCGGTCGACCACAGCCTGGTCGACAACCTGCTGGCGAACATGAACTGCACGCGGCGCATCGCGCTCAACGTGCCGCACTGGCTCGTCGTGCCGAACATGCTGGATGCGCTGCCGTACGCCGTGATCATGTCCGAGCGGCATGCGCTGAGCCTCGACGATGCGCGGCTCGTGATCCGCGACCTGCCGCTCGCGATGGAGCCCGTCGCGTGGTCGCTGTACTGGCACCGGCGCTACGACGGCAGCAACGCGCACGCGTGGCTGCGCAGCCGCATCGTCGAGGTCGCGAAGGCACTGGAGCGGCACGGCGTCGCGGCGGAGGCTTAG
- a CDS encoding CaiB/BaiF CoA transferase family protein → MATVEMGGVDAGAASDASKPAPLDGIRVIDAATLFAGPLAATMLADYGADVIKVEHPDGDPARKYGARRDDVPLWWKVLARNKRAVTLNLGTADGQRIFREMAAQADVVVENFRPGTLERWGLGYDVLSALNPRLVLVRVTGFGQFGPYASRPGFGTLAEAMSGLASITGEADGPPLLPSFPLADTVAGLTAAFAIMTALKAREHTGRGQVVDLAIIETMLAAMGAQVASYDQTGRVPERTGNRSPNNSPRGVYRTSDGQWVALSTSAHSIAERVMRLVGRADLIDEPWFANGAERAKHADELDAAVGGWIGQRSRDDVIAEFERAQAAVAPIYDVADVLRDPQYAALGSVVSVPDAELGAFRTHNVPFRLSDTPGAIRWGGPARGTHNDEVFGALGLARHEIADLTERGIV, encoded by the coding sequence ATGGCCACTGTGGAAATGGGGGGCGTCGACGCCGGTGCGGCGTCGGACGCGTCCAAACCGGCGCCGCTCGACGGCATTCGCGTGATCGACGCCGCGACGTTGTTCGCGGGCCCGCTCGCGGCGACGATGCTCGCGGACTACGGCGCCGACGTGATCAAGGTCGAGCATCCGGACGGCGATCCGGCGCGCAAGTACGGCGCGCGTCGCGACGACGTGCCGTTGTGGTGGAAGGTGCTCGCGCGCAACAAGCGGGCGGTCACGCTGAATCTCGGCACGGCCGACGGCCAGCGGATCTTCCGCGAAATGGCGGCGCAGGCGGACGTGGTCGTCGAGAATTTCCGGCCCGGCACGCTCGAACGCTGGGGGCTCGGCTACGACGTGCTGTCCGCGCTCAACCCGCGGCTCGTGCTCGTGCGGGTGACGGGTTTCGGCCAGTTCGGCCCGTATGCGAGCCGCCCCGGCTTCGGCACGCTGGCCGAGGCGATGAGCGGGCTCGCGTCGATCACCGGCGAGGCCGACGGGCCGCCGCTGCTGCCGTCGTTCCCGCTTGCCGACACGGTCGCGGGGCTGACCGCCGCGTTCGCGATCATGACCGCGCTGAAGGCGCGCGAGCACACCGGGCGCGGCCAGGTCGTCGATCTCGCGATCATCGAGACGATGCTCGCCGCGATGGGCGCGCAGGTCGCGAGCTACGACCAGACGGGCCGGGTGCCCGAGCGCACCGGCAATCGTTCGCCGAACAATTCGCCGCGCGGGGTCTACCGCACGTCGGACGGCCAGTGGGTCGCGCTGTCGACGTCGGCGCACAGCATCGCGGAGCGCGTGATGCGCCTCGTCGGCCGCGCGGACCTGATCGACGAACCCTGGTTCGCGAACGGCGCCGAGCGCGCGAAGCATGCGGACGAACTGGATGCGGCGGTCGGCGGCTGGATCGGGCAACGCTCGCGCGACGACGTGATCGCCGAGTTCGAGCGCGCGCAGGCGGCGGTCGCGCCGATCTACGACGTCGCCGACGTGCTCCGCGATCCGCAGTACGCGGCGCTCGGCTCGGTCGTGTCGGTGCCCGACGCGGAACTCGGCGCGTTCCGCACGCACAACGTGCCGTTCCGGCTGTCCGACACGCCCGGCGCGATCCGCTGGGGCGGGCCGGCGCGCGGCACCCACAACGACGAAGTATTCGGCGCATTGGGACTGGCGCGGCACGAGATCGCCGATTTGACCGAACGGGGCATCGTATGA
- a CDS encoding MFS transporter has protein sequence MKTTSDRPAQAAPSTPGGAPAGGGNARAAGPRLPARLVGPIVLGTLLNALNSSMIAVALVSIQQAFHPQGHERIDTMWLVSGLYLATAVGQPTMGRLADRFGAKRIFCVGLAIVLIASALAPFAPSLGWLIASRVALGIGTSAAYPAGMAMIRTWSQRHANGATPTGGLGAISVAAQVAVAFGPPLGGALVQFAGWRAIFWINVPIVLLAFALAWLWIPADVAPRGAQPRRTLPGTLKELDLPGVVLFILTLASLLLFLQSVTHDPDWLLLAATLVLCPVLVGHERRAATPLIDIRMLGDNRALTSTYLRCVGTYAVFYAIFYALPMWLQEAKHLSAADAGLVMLPVAGIGTVATMLATRLADRHGSRPVLIIGSAMLCAGSVVMNLLTSAMPVWSIVLLSIVFGVPNGFNNLGNQAALYRSAPHDRIGTASGLYRTAQYVGGSLSFALVGLALGHPASDRGLRELAIVLAVISVLLLLNAASSRHLDAAASSIPQQK, from the coding sequence ATGAAAACGACTTCCGATCGACCTGCGCAAGCAGCACCCTCGACCCCCGGCGGCGCGCCGGCAGGCGGCGGCAATGCGCGTGCGGCGGGCCCGCGCCTGCCGGCCAGGCTGGTGGGCCCGATCGTGCTCGGCACGCTGCTCAATGCGCTGAACTCGTCGATGATCGCGGTCGCGCTCGTCAGCATCCAGCAGGCGTTCCATCCGCAGGGGCACGAACGCATCGACACGATGTGGCTCGTGTCGGGCCTGTATCTCGCGACGGCCGTCGGCCAGCCGACGATGGGGCGGCTCGCCGACCGGTTCGGCGCGAAGCGGATCTTCTGCGTCGGCCTCGCGATCGTATTGATCGCGTCCGCGCTCGCGCCGTTCGCACCGTCGCTCGGGTGGCTGATCGCGTCGCGCGTCGCGCTCGGCATCGGCACGTCCGCCGCATATCCGGCCGGCATGGCGATGATCCGCACGTGGTCGCAGCGGCACGCGAACGGCGCGACGCCGACGGGCGGACTCGGCGCGATCTCGGTCGCGGCGCAGGTGGCCGTCGCGTTCGGGCCGCCGCTCGGCGGCGCGCTCGTGCAGTTCGCCGGCTGGCGTGCGATCTTCTGGATCAACGTGCCGATCGTGCTGCTGGCGTTCGCGCTGGCGTGGCTGTGGATTCCGGCCGACGTCGCCCCGCGCGGCGCGCAGCCACGCCGAACGCTGCCGGGCACGCTGAAGGAACTGGATCTGCCGGGTGTCGTGCTGTTCATCCTGACGCTCGCGAGCCTGCTGCTGTTCCTGCAATCGGTCACGCACGATCCGGACTGGCTGCTGCTCGCCGCGACGCTGGTGCTGTGCCCGGTGCTGGTCGGGCACGAGCGGCGGGCCGCGACGCCGCTGATCGACATCCGCATGCTCGGCGACAACCGTGCGCTCACGAGTACGTACCTGCGCTGCGTCGGCACCTACGCGGTGTTCTACGCGATCTTCTATGCGCTGCCGATGTGGCTGCAGGAGGCCAAGCACCTGTCCGCCGCCGACGCCGGCCTCGTGATGCTGCCGGTCGCCGGGATCGGCACCGTGGCGACGATGCTGGCGACCCGCCTCGCAGACCGTCACGGCTCGCGGCCGGTGCTGATCATCGGCTCCGCGATGCTGTGCGCCGGCAGCGTCGTGATGAACCTGCTCACCAGTGCGATGCCGGTGTGGTCGATCGTACTGCTATCGATCGTGTTCGGCGTGCCGAACGGCTTCAACAATCTCGGCAACCAGGCCGCGCTCTACCGGAGCGCGCCGCACGACCGGATCGGCACGGCTTCGGGGTTGTACCGCACCGCGCAGTATGTGGGCGGCAGCCTGTCGTTTGCGCTCGTCGGGCTGGCGCTCGGCCATCCGGCGAGCGATCGCGGCCTGCGCGAGCTGGCCATCGTCCTGGCGGTCATCAGCGTGCTGCTGCTGCTCAATGCTGCGTCGAGCCGGCACCTGGATGCCGCCGCTTCTTCCATCCCCCAACAGAAGTGA
- a CDS encoding quinone oxidoreductase family protein, with translation MIKTDAWVLYAGPEPSRKQAPVAGELRRETFEFSDLEADEVLVEPLYGSWEANLDHALSRNPVDICRQRREDKIVLGNGALVRIVERGSGVKTLKEGEICMVMPFGKRDEYGFAELVYAYDAPGTIGVMAQRTKMRADNLVAVPTDSRHSLLQWATYGRYFTAWDNWKVASTCWRSQLPDVDPADYLVFGWGGGTTLAELQLAKREGFRVAMTASNDRRLEELAKLGITPVDRRKFPNLAYDDERYKTDPEYQASYRESERAFAETIAELSGGRGVAIFLDNLGGALYRATMRVVGRTGIIATVGWKTGMRLWNLRATECINRRLHIHTHAWRYDDSIAIRDFQETSGWIGQEPTEIFDFDEVPKLASDYLNGKIQTYFPIYRINAV, from the coding sequence ATGATCAAGACCGATGCATGGGTTCTCTACGCAGGACCGGAACCGAGCAGGAAGCAGGCGCCCGTGGCGGGCGAGCTGCGTCGCGAGACCTTCGAATTCTCCGATCTGGAAGCCGACGAGGTGCTGGTCGAGCCGCTGTACGGATCGTGGGAAGCGAACCTCGACCACGCGCTGTCGCGCAATCCGGTCGACATCTGCCGGCAGCGCCGCGAGGACAAGATCGTGCTCGGCAACGGTGCGCTGGTGCGCATCGTCGAGCGCGGCAGCGGCGTGAAGACGCTGAAGGAAGGCGAGATCTGCATGGTGATGCCGTTCGGCAAGCGCGACGAATACGGGTTCGCCGAGCTCGTCTACGCGTACGACGCGCCGGGCACGATCGGCGTGATGGCGCAGCGGACCAAGATGCGTGCCGACAACCTCGTGGCGGTGCCGACGGACAGCCGGCATTCGCTGCTGCAATGGGCGACGTACGGCCGCTACTTCACCGCGTGGGACAACTGGAAGGTGGCGTCGACGTGCTGGCGCTCGCAGCTGCCGGACGTCGATCCGGCCGACTACCTGGTGTTCGGCTGGGGCGGCGGCACGACGCTTGCCGAACTGCAGCTCGCGAAGCGCGAGGGTTTTCGCGTCGCGATGACGGCGAGCAACGACCGGCGCCTCGAGGAGCTCGCGAAGCTCGGCATCACGCCGGTCGATCGCCGCAAGTTCCCGAACCTCGCGTACGACGACGAGCGCTACAAGACCGATCCCGAGTACCAGGCGAGCTATCGCGAGTCGGAGCGCGCGTTCGCGGAGACGATCGCGGAACTGAGCGGCGGCCGCGGCGTCGCGATCTTCCTCGACAACCTCGGCGGCGCACTGTATCGCGCGACGATGCGCGTGGTCGGCCGCACCGGCATCATCGCGACGGTCGGCTGGAAGACCGGGATGCGCCTGTGGAACCTGCGCGCGACGGAATGCATCAACCGCCGCCTGCACATCCACACGCATGCGTGGCGCTACGACGACAGCATCGCGATCCGCGATTTCCAGGAAACGAGCGGCTGGATCGGCCAGGAGCCGACCGAGATCTTCGATTTCGACGAGGTGCCGAAGCTCGCGTCCGACTACCTGAACGGGAAGATCCAGACGTATTTCCCGATCTACCGGATCAACGCCGTCTGA
- the thrS gene encoding threonine--tRNA ligase has translation MDAFDHRVLGNKLDLFHQQDESPGAVFWHPRGMALYRVVEEYVRERMRQAGFAEVRTPQIASRALWEQSGHWEKFGRNMFSLDSDGQPFCLKPMSCPCHVQVFKRGSRSYRDLPVRYSEFGAVHRAEPSGSLHGLMRARAFTQDDAHVLCMEDQVEAEVARFCRLLKTIYADFGFDRFDVALSTRPSVRAGDDALWDRSESMLALAARSAGLHFEIQQGEGAFYGPKLEFHLLDRQGRKWQCGTIQLDFVLPERLGATYVSESGAKATPVMLHHAVLGSLERFIGILLEHYEGWLPTWLAPDQIVVANIGDEERPFADSAALAFETIGCRVLRDFRPERLPRKIFDARELAAPIFAVAGPKEAQSGAVSLRLRNGERHALSIGDALAYLEKQVRAPSRSSALRMHA, from the coding sequence ATGGATGCTTTCGATCACCGCGTGCTCGGCAACAAGCTCGATTTGTTTCACCAGCAGGATGAAAGTCCCGGCGCCGTTTTCTGGCATCCGCGCGGAATGGCGCTTTATCGCGTCGTCGAGGAATATGTTCGGGAACGGATGAGGCAGGCCGGGTTCGCGGAAGTGCGCACGCCGCAAATCGCGTCGCGCGCGCTCTGGGAGCAAAGCGGCCATTGGGAGAAGTTCGGCAGGAACATGTTCTCGCTCGACAGCGACGGGCAGCCGTTCTGCCTCAAGCCGATGAGTTGCCCCTGCCATGTGCAGGTATTCAAGCGAGGGTCGCGCTCGTATCGCGACCTGCCCGTCCGATATTCGGAATTCGGCGCAGTCCACCGGGCCGAGCCGTCCGGTTCGCTGCACGGCCTGATGCGCGCCCGGGCGTTCACGCAGGATGATGCCCACGTGCTCTGCATGGAGGATCAGGTCGAAGCCGAGGTCGCACGGTTCTGCCGTCTGCTGAAGACGATCTACGCGGATTTCGGGTTCGACCGCTTCGATGTCGCGTTGTCGACGAGGCCGTCGGTTCGCGCCGGCGACGACGCGCTCTGGGACCGCTCCGAATCGATGCTGGCGCTTGCCGCGCGCTCGGCCGGACTGCACTTCGAGATACAGCAGGGAGAAGGCGCGTTTTACGGGCCCAAGCTCGAATTCCATCTGCTCGACCGCCAGGGACGGAAGTGGCAGTGCGGCACGATCCAGCTCGATTTCGTGCTGCCGGAGCGGCTCGGCGCAACGTATGTGTCGGAGAGCGGCGCGAAGGCGACGCCGGTCATGCTGCATCATGCGGTCCTCGGAAGCCTCGAGCGATTCATCGGCATCCTGCTCGAGCACTATGAGGGATGGCTGCCGACGTGGCTTGCTCCCGACCAGATCGTCGTGGCCAACATCGGCGACGAAGAGCGCCCGTTTGCGGACAGCGCGGCGCTCGCGTTCGAAACGATCGGCTGCCGCGTATTGCGCGACTTTCGCCCGGAACGCCTGCCGCGCAAGATCTTCGACGCGCGCGAACTGGCTGCGCCGATCTTCGCGGTAGCCGGACCGAAGGAAGCGCAATCCGGCGCGGTGTCGCTGAGGTTGAGAAACGGCGAACGGCATGCGTTGTCGATCGGTGACGCGCTCGCGTATCTGGAAAAGCAGGTACGCGCGCCGTCGCGTTCGAGCGCGCTTCGCATGCACGCCTGA
- a CDS encoding HpcH/HpaI aldolase/citrate lyase family protein, whose product MKTSATYRSYLYVPAHKAQVVEKAYASEADAIVLDLEDAVPASHKAEAREAAAAILAEGPPKPTYVRINPIGSPWCRDDVDAIAQPALQALRLPKCDLPQHIQEVAGWLDALGSDAGIQILIESAYGVETAYQLATASPRLERIGLGESDLRADLQIGVDNFTLEVCRARCVVVSRAAGLSGPIQTVYHTLPDLDGLRESTLRAKSMGFLGRFAIHPSQLPVINEVFTPSEDEIRAAERVLEAVDAAAGKASASSVFVLPDGRVVAPPLIANARVTLALANNLRLSGALA is encoded by the coding sequence ATGAAAACCAGCGCAACCTACCGCAGTTACCTCTACGTGCCCGCGCACAAGGCGCAGGTGGTGGAAAAGGCGTATGCAAGCGAAGCCGATGCGATCGTGCTCGACCTCGAGGACGCCGTGCCGGCCAGCCACAAGGCCGAAGCACGCGAGGCGGCCGCCGCGATTCTCGCGGAAGGCCCGCCGAAGCCGACGTACGTGCGGATCAACCCGATCGGCAGCCCGTGGTGCCGCGACGACGTCGACGCGATCGCGCAGCCGGCGCTGCAGGCGCTGCGGCTGCCGAAATGCGACCTGCCGCAGCATATCCAGGAAGTGGCGGGCTGGCTCGACGCGCTCGGCAGCGATGCGGGCATCCAGATACTGATCGAGTCGGCGTACGGTGTCGAGACGGCTTACCAGCTCGCGACCGCGTCGCCGCGGCTGGAGCGCATCGGGCTCGGCGAGAGCGACCTGCGCGCGGACCTGCAGATCGGCGTCGACAACTTCACGCTCGAGGTGTGCCGCGCGCGCTGCGTCGTGGTGTCCCGCGCGGCGGGGCTGAGCGGGCCGATCCAGACCGTCTATCACACGCTGCCCGATCTCGACGGGCTGAGGGAATCGACGCTGCGCGCGAAATCGATGGGGTTCCTCGGCCGCTTCGCGATTCATCCGTCGCAGCTCCCGGTGATCAACGAGGTGTTCACGCCGTCGGAAGACGAGATCCGCGCGGCCGAGCGGGTGCTCGAGGCGGTCGATGCGGCGGCGGGCAAGGCCTCGGCGTCGTCGGTGTTCGTGCTGCCGGACGGCCGCGTGGTCGCGCCGCCGCTGATCGCCAACGCGCGCGTGACGCTCGCGCTCGCGAACAATCTTCGACTCAGTGGAGCACTGGCATGA